In Lycium ferocissimum isolate CSIRO_LF1 chromosome 7, AGI_CSIRO_Lferr_CH_V1, whole genome shotgun sequence, the sequence TGTTGGTCGAGGGGCTGCTGTTGGAGCTGGAGCCGGAGCTGGGGCTGGGACTGGGGCTGGTTGCATTTGGCGACCGAAAGGAGCCAACCGGAACCATGAAAATGGTCTTTGTTGGTTTGACATTGTACTATTACTTCTTTAGGAACTCACTACACGAATTAACTTAAATTGGATTTTAGGTAACTTCAATGAGTTGGCTATTCGTTTCTGCGCACTTTAATTTATACAAGTCTATTGATTAAGGATTCTTGAGGAATTCACCGTGAGAAacagtagaaaaaaaaaaaagctacgTACCAAAATTAACCAACTAAAAGGTGAAAAAGAAAAGCATCAGTTTGACTTTCAGGGTTTGGTATCAAATCTTTGGTGCCTGCATTCATCAAGAATACATCACATCCTTTTTGTTAGAGGAATGAATTTTTCACTTTGATTGGCTTCTCAAAGACTCGGTGACAATGACAACTAAGAACTTGCAGCAGAAACAACCTAAGTTGTGGGGTAACAGAATTTTTACACGGCTTTGAGTCCTTAACAAGCCGTTATCAGAACAGATATGGGCTGCAGAGTGAAAAGCTCATATTCTGATATTCCCTGCACACTGTCCCAGTTATCGCGTGCATATATGAAGTAAGAAAATTTGCAAATTGCGGCTTCTACACCTGTACAGTACTGTTAATCATGCAGACATTGCGAAAACCATCTGTCATATACGTTAATTTCTTGTTTCATACAAACCCCAATATTGGCCAACACTACCTAGCCCAAACACACACCACAAGTCCTCAACCACAATGAACCAAAACCACAAATATTCATGATGAGCCCCTCAAGCTCCAATCATACCCCTGATTTTTCATTACAACAACCTTTTGAAAAAGATGGTATAAGCCATGCTATGGTCCTTTTAGCTTGAATCCTCTTGCCTCAAGATTCATTTTGGTCACAAtaacaaaaacatcaaaaacaaaaagtaaaaaacaaTGAACAATAAcgaatactccctctgtctcatattacttggccacattactataaatatatatcccaaattacttgttcatttacaaaaccaagataaaattaattaaatctttcccatcttacctTTAGTATtaattgttcttgaaaatagtcaatattgattagaatgtatttattggagagagatagggaCAAGGTcgtaaaatacatcttttatttatttttgatttaGCGAGtcacagttaaaaaaaaaaaaaagctggcAAGAATAtcggacggagggagtaacatgGTACTGTATATTGCACTTCAAtaagattcttgaatttgaagttCAACAAAAAGGGGTATTCTGATTTGGGGTGTCATTCACTTCGACCGTCTTTGTCTTGACTTTGCTTGCTGAATATATGATGCTGTCTCCCCTGTTAAGAGGCTTCAACGAGGTTCTATCTAAGTTAAATTCGCTTCTTTTTCATCCGTCCTTTCCTACTTTTTGTGTATCTAATAGACACCTATTATCTTCCTAGTAAGATATTCGAAGAAATTGGCAAATCAAAATTCATTAGAAGGCTTCAGATTCCTTATGCATGATGCAGTCTCTTCATTCTTACCATTTGTGTACAAAACACGACACATTTTCACATCTAAATTACATATTAGATATACTAATACTCTACTCCGTTCATCTAGAAATCTTGGTTCAGACTCTTCGTTAAAAGATGCCCCTTGTGCTAGACCAACATATTGCCCTGGAGAACCAGTAGATACTTCTGCTACGAAAAAGGGTTGTAAGAAATTGAAAGATTTCGTTGAAATTGTTCGTTTGAAAATTTCTCATAACGCTAATTATTGGTAAATTTCTCAATCGGAAAAATAGGGCCGTTATGCTCATTACTGAACTTGTTGAAGAGATAAAATATAAACCGTTGGATGTAGatacaaattttcatttttttggatTCCTTGGAATTCATTGTCTTCTTGGTACTTTGATCCTTCAAAAGTATTTTAGCTTAATGAAAGTAAGTTGATGATAGAAAAATTCACATTCCTTTTATCTCCAGATGCCAAGGATAACATTGTTTTCAACAAATATAGGAGTCTTCGTGCTGCTTATCACTTGATTGTATAACAGGGATGATGATAAGCATGGTACTTCCTTGCAGCTATAAACTAAAGAGCCATAGCAATTTGCTTTCGGATCTCTAACATGATTAAACGATACTCCAGTTATAAGTTAATAACAGACAAAGATAGCTAGTTTTAACCATTTAGAATTTAGAAGCTACAGATATTACTCTGAAATCAACATGAAGTTTTGTTCATAAAGCTGaaggaatcatgaaagtatTCTAATACTAAAAAAAGAACTAAATGGATACAAAAGACTAATATAGTAAACCCCAACTAATCGTGAATTGAGACATAGCCGATTGATTGATATACGCTTACTTACCCAATTAGTGTTGACCTGTACCCAAATTATTCAgcctttatttttctctttcataGTTTCTGCAAATCCTTCAAAGGGCCGTTACACCTGATGTGAAATCATTGTACAGTACTACCACACTAAGTAGGATTTCTTCAATTATGAATGCTTACATAAGAATGCAGACAACTCTCGACCATCAAACTTCAAACAATTCAAGGCCATTTGGTGAATTCGAATACTTTGAAGACAATGTCAATCCCAGTGGGAATTTGCCAAATGAAAAGGACAACGTTTAGTGTGTTTAAAGCTATGTGCAGATTTCTAGCTGTTTCATTCCCCTTTTGCATTGCTGGCACAAGGGCTGCTGCTGCTGCCCACAGAACTGTAATCCCTGTTccatgaaagttaaaataaATCAAGTCCTGTGGAGCTACCAGTTAATGAACAAAAAATTAATAGTCCAGATAAGGTCGCAGAAGACAAAACCTACCAATCATCATCAAATAAAGAGACGTCTATCTAACAGAGAAACAGTAATATTATTTTGGTTTTTAAGCATCGGCAGCAAGATCGCACCAATACATTATGTTCTAAAACATTGAACCTTTGGAACTTACGTAATAAAAAACGTGTACATGCTTTTAAAGCCTTGTAAGAAATGCAGCTCAGAAATGCAGGATCAGATCACCTCAAACAACCATGGGCTACCTGATAACTCACTGATAACAGATAGAGAATATGATATATTATAAAAGGTCATCTGTAAATTCAAGAAACTCCGTAACAAGAATTCTTTAGAAATTGAAGCCTtctaataataatttaatttggcTGGAGTAATAACTCCCAAGTCCCACTGATTGTAGATCTATTCATCTCACATCTAATTAAAAAGCGCATTTAGGCAGCAACTACAAAGTTCTCCTATTCAGAGATTGAACATATTCCTGCTTTTTTCGGTACTTTTCCATCAAATGAAGTGAGGAGAGCATGAATAAGGAAAAAAGGAGGACGAGACCTATCTTTACCCAAGGAAAGGAATCCCTTCTATGAACTTATTTGAACAAGGGCTCTTCTACGTAGGGGTGAGCTTTCGGTTCTTCGGtccggttttatcaaacttcggttcggctatttcggttttggtttttgaaggtggacaatTCAACACCAAATccaactagttttttttttttgagactgGTAACACACCAAAtccaactagttcggttcggttcggttctttcggtttcggttttttgaagttcggttcaattcagtttcggttttttcaattcgatttttttgatatgatattagaagcgattccatttacactaattcatattctcaaaagcaataaatcataaaactgataaattgaaatcaaaatcaaacaaacaggatacacaaaAACAGAAACCATAACCATGATATAGAATTACTAGGTTTGATGTACATATGGCAAagaagaataattaagaaaacacataaaggacatacattaatcctaaagacacatcctagtcaccttccttattaaggatatttgattttctcaattgaagtggaaaattagggatacaaaagcaaaagagggcttgttaaaattgattttttttttttttgggggggctTAAAATTAATgggcctggactattttaatttttttgggtaatgtattaaatttcagTTTAAACCGAACACCGAAGAACTGAACTCTAcaaaccgaacaccgaaccgaacaccgaaGTTTCTGAAAACGTAAACCATAAAGTGTTCGAGTTTGTTGAAATATTCCGATAGACCtccacttgaaaaaaaaaaatattaactaatATTATACCACTGAGCAGCGAGCTAAgcgaaattttttattaataatgaaaataacgaaatcAATTACAAAATGAATAACTATGCTTTGCAAGATTAAAAAACTATAATCAACCTAAGAGTATCTCCACTCTAAGTTGATTTCATAGAATATGGTCCTACCAAGTAATggcaaaataattaaaactgCTAAGAAAAAATTGGTTCGAGTAGCCTTTACATCAATACAGCTTCTAATTTCTTCAAGCTCTCACCAAATGTAAGAGAATATACTTGTCAAGAAGAGAATAAACTACGGTGGGCGTTCAGTTCTTCAAttcggttttatcaaatttCAGTTTGATTATTTCGGTTTCgctttttgaaggtggacaccaaacactGAACCTAACTAGTTCAATTCGGTTCTTTcagtttcggttttttgaagtttggttcggtccaatttttcggttttcggtatttaCGCCCAGCCCTACTTCTACAGGTTAAAGAGTGATTCTCCTTTTCCTCTCTATAAATAAGGCCCAAATTTAATCCTCACATTAGTCCTCCTCCCATATCAAAGTACCCAATGAATTCTATATCCTTGAAACATAAACAATCAACCGATAGAGAAGAATAAAGATATTTGTACAAACTTTGTCCTATTTTGAAAAGTCTATAATACCTTTTTTGTCACACAAATGGAAGATGATACAATAACTCTAGTACTCACAAATAATGGGAAAAGCAAAATAGAATGAAACATAAGACacatttatattattataaatatatttatagtATTAAGGACTTGGGGTAGGCGGTCTACATCACACCCTTTGGGGTGCGGCGCTTTCCTCGGACTCCGCTAACGCAAGATGCTTTGTGCACCGCTGCccccttcctttttctttttatatgtatagTATTCAGGACTTGAGAGCATTGCacaatttttttcctcttttttcttgctCTTCCTTGATTGCAATTTCTGGATATTTCTTTCATATTATTGATATCCTCATCAGGATAACAATGACTCAGAACACAAGTACGAGACAGATGAAAAATCATAACCCTGACAATTGATGATGCAAAACAGAATCTATCTAATGTGACGAAGCAGTTATTTTTCCTTTTGGTACACAATTTGCTGAGCTTGATAGGAGATGTGAACATTACCTGCCCCTGCAAATAAATGAGGCCCTGGAAATAACTTCCCTGTCCTAAGCCAGGTATTCAAACCCCCAAAAACTGACTCAGCCACCCCAAATCCAAGCAATATTGAACCTGCATTGAAGTGTTTATCCTTGTATGAACCTTTAATCAACTCCTTCCGTTCCTAAAGTTCAAAAGCAGCAACAAAGAAATAGATTCAGAACTCAAAAAGTGGATGATACATGAACACCAGTTTTAGTAGTACATCTGCAACTGATTATATTGGGAGCTCAACCAAAAGGGATACAacattacattttttttccatcaacACATTCTGGATGTCTCTTCATTTGTCAGGACGTGCAATATTTGCAATGGGAAGTTAATTCAAATGGGGCACTAAGACAGCGAAAAGCCAAAACTACCAAAGAATTTTTACTAGTAGGATAGGAAATTCTAGCAGTTAGTCATATTAGATTATACAGTGGCGAATCTAAGGTTTAAACTTAACGGTTCAACCTGTAAAAACGTTTAGAACTGAACTCATTGTACAACTAAAATTATAAGTTCAAATCTAATATTGATTGAAACTGTAGTAGGTTTTATATGTACATCTATAGTCCCTGTCGAAAATTATGGGTTAAGATGAATCCATAGCCAAAAGGCAACATCCACCTCTGTGTCTATATATCTGAAAGATTGTGAATTTTCCCGAAAGAAATATTCTCTACCCTGCAGTAAATCCTAGTATGTCACATTGTTATAATTTCTAGTGGGGATATATGAAAAAAGATAACAATTTTAAGCTTATAATACATAGCAAAAAGACATATCCACAAAATGTGTTGTAAACTTTGTAAAAGCTAAGAGATAAATGATCAATCATGATCTCTTCCTCCAAAACACACATAGTTCCCCAGTGTAGCCAATTAAAAGATACAAAGAACAAACTATTCGTAAAAATgcaggaaaaaagaagaagataggaCCTCAGTGAGTTGCTGAATTTTGGCTTCAACAGGGGATGGTTTGGGGGGTTCAACAGGGGTACCCTCAGGGCTCACAGGGACAGGTTTAACTTCCTTCTTAAGCTCATTAATCTCattttgtatagtcctaactcTCCTCCATTGCCATCCAAGATAACCAGCATATAAAGTGTAAAcaaacaaaccgctcatcacAATGGGATGAATCAAAGCAAAACTTCTTCCCTCAAAAATCCCAAACTCTCCACCTGCTGCAAGTGCATCCTGTTTCATCAAAATTCACAAAACCCAACATTCAAAATCGTCAATATGCTCAGTAACAATTACatcctccgtttcaatttgtttgtccgGTTTTAACTTGACACTAAGTATAACAAAGTAAAGAAACTTTTGAATGAATGTTCACCTTAAATTAAAGATACGTgaaatgtaccaaaatgccatttaatattgtggtcttaaacatatTGCTTGCAAGTTGGAATTTAAAGAATTGTCAAAAACAGCAAAGAGACATTCTTTTGAAAcgtactaaaaaggaaagtaagacaaaccaATTGAAACAGAGTTAGTAAAAAAGATTAAAGTTTTCTCAATAATAACAAGAAAACATGCCTTGGCgtcaagaaagaaaggaaatgtgAGTGCTGTAAGAGGAAGAGAAGCTGATCTGAGCTTGTCAAAGGTGTCATGGAGGACAAGCTTTTGTGGGTTGTAAGAATCTCGACATTGTTGTGACTGAAGAGTAACTAAATGCTTGTTGGGAATTGAAATCTTGGGTTTTGGTTCTTGCTGTTTTGAGAACAAGATTGGAAGTTTGAGGAGGCTGAGTGTGGCAGCCATGGTCTGTGCTTAGATTTTTTCTGACACGTTTGCTGTTTGAAGGAATGGAAGGagaaagaaacttgaagaaaacaaaagggaGAGATAATAGATTGACAGGAGGAGAATAagataaggaaaaattttgtcCGCAGCTTTAGCTTTGCTTTCAACCATCTATCTTCCCTTTATAACTTTCGTGTTAGATacggttttgaaaaaaaaaaaatccctggAAAAGTaatacttatttgatttgttaacGATGTATGTCACAAAAAAAtaggtagatttttttttaaagtcacgtgatattttttttaattaaaaaataatttaaataattttttttaaaattccgtCAGCAAAAAAAGTATATTTACATCATTTTATAATGGCAGGAGTATATTTGCATTATTTTATAACGACAAGCATAACATTATTATAGGATCTAGTAGATTCATGGCATGTATTTGCTTATATACTTTACTTTGATTAActatcaattttattttattaaatttcttaatcatgataaataaaaataattcaacGTAAATATTCTATGGAGGTAAATATTAACATTATTATAGTCTCTCTTTCACATTCTATGTTGGTTACATGCCACATATTTTTATATCAGCCAAGCACAGAAAATCATACTCCACTGTAGGACTAATTGCACATGTTTCTCTTTCCTTAAGTATGAAACTTCTCTTCACGTCTCACTGACCGGCCTAAATGGCCGAGTCTATAATACCAATAGAACTATATCAGCCAAACACGAAATATAAGAGTACTATAACAGTATGAAACTTCACCTTATGTCTCAGGCCTAAATGGCCAAGTCTTTAAAAGagtaacaaataaaaaatatcagcCAAACACCCACAAAAAACCAGAGTATAATAATGGCTCGTGTTTCTGTATCCGGTAAAACCGAAGCAATTTGTATTTGGTAAGAACCGGAGTAAATATTACAGCCGTCCGATACGAGATCGAAGAAGAATAAGGTCGTTGGGCATCGAAGGGAACGAGGACCGAGGGGTTGTGAGTTCATCCAACTGAGTGTCAAAACCGAGGGTATGTTGATAAACACAGAAAACCCGAGCCTGAGGCGGAGACACTCAATATAGGCTCGGAGTATCCGTTATTGGCCAGGCCACGCGTCACCTGACCGTTCCGCCATGTGCACTGACAACAGTACGGGTGTCAGAGTACCCGTACGGACGCCgccttatccattttagggttttcttagAAAGGCCTTTTTTAGATTGTACTAAGACCCATCTATTTGTAGCTATAAATAGGGGTGTACCCCCTTCATTTTAGGGTTAGATTTTCATTATTCATCACACTTGTAATCTAAAAATGAGGCAAAGGAATTTTCTTAGTGTTTAGCTCGGGTTAAAGAGGCAATCTCCAAAATCGGACCAGTTCTCAAAGTTTACAGATTCGGTTACTTAAGCTTTATTTTCTATCATTCATCAATATACGATTATCATTTGCATATTATTGTTATACGTAATCTATCGATCTAACTACGTATCCTATAaaccacttacaaatttaattgttaccatTTTcgggggtaaacagtttggcgcccaccgtggggcataggataatagtggtgattAATTTACAACTCCCTCTTTCACTTATTCTTCGAAAGTTTGTGTTTCAGATACATTCGAGATAGTAAGCAGTGGTCAATCCGGGCACATGAACAACAACGAGATAGTCGTTGAAAATGACAACAACACTGAGCTACCAAACTAGAACGCACCCTCTGCTGACAAAGCCAACCCAAATGTTGTCAACTCGACCGAAGGCCTTAACTAGAATACCGTCAACCAGGACAATGCCGCCCTTCGGGCCACAGATCCTTTAATAGCAACAATTCAGCTACTTTGCTTAGGGCACAAGCCCGAAAGACGCCGG encodes:
- the LOC132063735 gene encoding uncharacterized protein LOC132063735 produces the protein MAATLSLLKLPILFSKQQEPKPKISIPNKHLVTLQSQQCRDSYNPQKLVLHDTFDKLRSASLPLTALTFPFFLDAKDALAAGGEFGIFEGRSFALIHPIVMSGLFVYTLYAGYLGWQWRRVRTIQNEINELKKEVKPVPVSPEGTPVEPPKPSPVEAKIQQLTEERKELIKGSYKDKHFNAGSILLGFGVAESVFGGLNTWLRTGKLFPGPHLFAGAGITVLWAAAAALVPAMQKGNETARNLHIALNTLNVVLFIWQIPTGIDIVFKVFEFTKWP